AGatcgatttttcttttttttcgagTTGCAGTCTTAGagttcaaatttgaaaacattttCTGCAAATTCCGATATcacctttttaaaattttcataagcTAGGTGTGTAATCGCGATCGCAATCGCAAATGTTGCAAGGAACCCATGAGATTTTTTGTAAGGGAAATATATTGATGTTGATACATGCGTAATCATTCATTATGAATCAGAAACTGACTCCATTTGGCAGTACATTTCTCTTTTTTCGGTTGAAATGAGAGACTTCAAGAAGAGAAAAGCTAGCTGAAGTTTGAAATCCCAGAGCAAAATAGGATAAAAATGTAAGAGGTCAAGTCAGAGACTAAATTATCCAGATAGCAGTACACTAGAAGCTAGGCGCATTTTACTTCCTGGAATTCGACAAACAGAAGCAATTCTTTCTAACACTGGATAAATGTCCCAACAAGGCAGCAACAACCTTATTATTTCCTTGTGCGGTGTAAGGGTAGTGTAGGAATTTACATGGGGTggattaagataatttttaatttaaaaagtaaatgtgGGGTGTTTTCAGTACGTGGAGTGTGATCAACAAAATGTGGGATGTTAATAAAACAACCTAATTACCTTGATTTGATTTGAGcctccagaaaaaaaaaaaaaattaaaaataagaatcGGTTTGACATGTATTTTGCTCTTACGTTCAAACTTGAATGACTGAGAGAAGCTCAAGTCTAACTAGAGCTATCTCATAAAAAAACTTCAAGTTGCTCACGAGCTTTAAGAACCATACATACTAATAACTTGGTTTGTTTCTCAATTGAGTCGAATTAGGCTTGGCTTGGTTGTTTCACGAGCCAAGCCTTGCCTAGCCAAACACAAGTTGAACCTGATCAAATTTCGAACTATTGCCGGCTAATTTACAACACTATCACTAAGTTACAccaaaaaaagaggaagagtTTGAACCTAAATGCAATCggttaagccacttagtactacggtctaatagtatttctcttcacttataagtgagaggtcttaggttcgattcttgccaaatataaatttaaatcacattattgttagcctattaTGAGGCTTAACCCAGTCTCACACCCATACTGTAGAttatatcatttattaaaaaaaaaaatcgcaaTCGGTCAAAAAAAGCCTTATTCACTCATCAATTACAAATTGTGATTTATCTTTACATTGCAACAATTATTAGAAACTAATTGGCACAATTGAAACTATAGAGAAAAATACATGGGCCAAAATTGAAATTTGCTATTTTATCCTTTTCGTTTGCTCCTCCAACGCCAAGTCAGTCCTGGTGGTGTGTATGTTCGGCCGAGAGAACTCATTCAACCGCAGAAACACAACAGAAACGAGGCGTAAAGGTGCGAACCTTACCAATTCTGCGCTTTCTTTTCCAATTAATATCtcaaaatttacaatttttaaatttttttttttatcagaaaCGATCGGAGGAAGTGGGAAATGGCGAGCGCAGTGGACCCAGCAGGAGATCCGATACCAACATCGGCTGTCCTGACGGCGGCGGCGAAGCACATTCAGTTCAACTGCCAAGCGGAGAACGTGGCTTTTCTCAAGTGCAAGAAGAAGGACCCAAACCCTGAGAAGTGTCTCGACAAAGGTCGCCAAGTCACTCGATGCGTTCTTACCCTGTAAGCCATTCAAGTTTTCGCCCTGAGATTCGTATGCTTTGGACCCTTTCCCTTTGGAATTGGAAAATTTTGATTAACTGGGGTCATGGTTTGTATAGAATTTGAAGCATAGATTGCTCAAATGAGCTCGATGTGGTTCATTGGTTATATACAATTTGTGGGTTGGATTACTCAAATGAGCTAATGTGACTCATGGGGTTGTATAGAATTTGTGGATTGGGGATTGCTCAAATGAGCTCAATGTAACTCATGGTTTGTATAGAATTTGATACTTGGATTACTCAAATGAGCTCGATGTTGCTCATGGGTTATAGAATTTGAGACTTGGATTGCTCAAATGAGCTCAATGTGGCTCATCGGTTATAGAGATTTAGAATTTGCAACTCGGGTATTTCAAATGAGCTCAATGTGGCTCATGGGTTATATGGATTGTTCAAATGAGCTCAGTGTGGCTCATGGGTTATAGAATTTGAGACTTGGATTGCTCAAATGAGCTCAACGTGGCTCATCGGTTGTAGAGAATTAGAATTTACGACTCAGATATTTCAAATGAGCTCAATCTGTCTCATGGGTTGTATCGATTGCCCAAATTAGCTCAATGTAGCTCATAGGTTATAGAAAACTTAGACTTTGATTGCTCAAGTGAGCTCAATGTGGCTCATCGGTTATAGAGAATTAGAATTTGTGACTTGGATATTTCAAAATGAGCTCAATGTGGCTCATGGGTTATATCGATTGCTCAAATGAGCTCAATGTAGCTCATGGGTTATAGAAAACTAGACCTCGATTGCTTAAGTGAGCTCAATGTGGCTCATGGGTATTAGAGAATTCCCAAATTTTTGTTGAGCTAGGGACCAATACATTCTGATGCACCAATGTTTATTACATTGCATGACCATATATCCAAACAAATGTTTAGAGCAATGCCATATGGTCTAGCTCTTATGTTTTCATCCTCCTCATTACACTCAGTTAGTAGTTAGCACCAATGATTTTTAACAGATGCATGTTACAACCTGTGTTAAATGCAATATATGTTTTAAACCATTAGTCTTGGTGCTACTTACATGGAAGCTATCAGTATTACTCTTTTCTTGTCATACATATCAACTTTACTTCATAAAGTTTGTGAGCTGCAGCTTTCAGTATCCTTGGTCCACACCTTGTTGAATGTAATAGTGCATGCTTACTCCAGGTTTCTCTTAAGTTAAAACTTAAGATACATAACCCCTTATTCATTGAACACTAATGGTGAATGTGTACAAAGTAAGCCTAACCCAGGTAGCACATTGAATCCGGGTTTTATGACGATATAGTATCATTTTGGTCAAATACTTTGTTGTTTTTCTGTTATATTCTGGACCTTTTATGCTCATTTTTTCCCCCAGTTTACATTTCATTGTCTGGTGATATTTGTAGACATCCTGAAGTTGCCATTGTCCTACATATTAGCAAATAGCAACGTGCACAAATTATGCAATGGCCTAGAACCACTAGAGAAAGCTTACCCATTTAATTAGGTTCCATTGACTTCAAGTTCAGGAGAGTGTTTCCcaaatgaaaaaggaaaatccCACTGGTTCCTTGATACTCACTAACAGCCTTTGAATTGGACTAATTTTCAAGGATCATCCTTTTTCTCTCTTCAAAGTTTTTTGAATTCTGCATCACATTCTTATGTCTGCACTACTTAAGATTTGGAGTTGTTTTTTTCAGTGATTTGATTGTCCAGTTGATTCGATGATGTCTATGAAAACTTGAGCGATAATGGTATTGGAAAAATCTAtcaaagttcccaaagaattcatgaagaaatttgcataaaatGTTTCAGTTCTCACATCAAACGGACTGATATACATGTTAGCACGTGCTTCTTTTTTCATGGAGCAAGGAGAGGCATCATGCCTTGTCACATTTCTAACTATGACATTTTGTCCTTGCAGGCTGAAAGATCTTCATCAGAGGTGCACGAAAGAGATGGATGCTTATGTTGGATGCATGTATTACAATACAAATGAATTTGATTTATGTCGCAAAGAGCAAGAGGAATTCGAGAAAAAATGCCCGTTGGCTTAAAAACATGTCCCTAGTCCCACCATTTCCACAATAATAGGTGCAGCGTGCAATGAGCAAATGGCGTTACGTACAATTTCAATGGATCTTGTTTTTTGATCTGAGCTATTTTCATCGTGTTTGTATGTCGAATTTTTGCTTGGGGAATGCTCCTTTGAAACATGAAGCATGATTGACTTACTTCTGTTGCACTTGGAATTGTTGTACCTTACATGATCCGATGGTAACAGGGCAATAGCAAAATGAGTTTTACATGCTTTGGATCATTAAATTCTTCTCTACATGTGAACTCATGGTTCTTCAAAGTACCCTATATTCTGGAATTTTTAGTCTTTGAATTATCTTTGAACAATAACCTAATTTGACAGATTATGAATATTgcttttaatttacttttttaaaCCAGGTCCTACgtttataattttaaatgtAACATATGGGTTGGAGTAGAAAGAAATTTAACGTTGACTCACAACTgttcaaattaacatttgacatttatcttttcttttttaaactaGGTCAtatgtttataattttaaatgtgaaaaacatatgGGTTGGAGTAGAAAGAAATTTAACGTTGACTCACAACTATTCAAATTAACGTTTgacatttatcttttcttttttaaaccaAGTCAtatgtttataattttaaatgtgaaaaacatatgGGTTGGAGTAGAAAGAAATTTAACGGTGTCTCACAACCgtttaaattaacatttgacatttatCTTTTGACATCTTTATTGAAAATGTTCTTAAATGCCCTAGAGTATACTATACTATAAAGATAAATGCTAAGCCGACTTTCTTAAAAATGAGACTTCTTATGGACTCTGTGAGCTCACAGTTTAAAATCGATTTTcttgccaacattataaaacattctTTTTCTTGCCAACATTACAAAACATTTTGCCAAAAACATGAAATGGCGAAGAGTCCATgaaaaatctcacttttaagAGAGAAATCTTAATTCATTGAATGGAGAAATTTCACTGGAAATTGCACGATCAGACGTTCAGTTTTGTTCACTTCTCACCCACACTAAAAAGGTGGAAAACAGCTTTGGAGTTAAAAACTCAAATAGAGTATCAAACGGGCTCGAATTGAGCCAACTTTTagcaattttccttttttcttccgGGATTCTGAGACAGGAGCGTAAAGTTATCTCAATACATATTATTtacataaatacatacatacatacatgcgtGCATGCATACAATACAACACATACATACAATGCATGTCAATTCCTGAAGCAATGCTGTGGTGGTATGATATCCAGTGCAgaatacaaaatattacaaacccaaactctatctctctctccacTCTGTTAGTCTGTTATCGACATATAAGTGCGATCGGGTGGTTGCGCAGAAACAAGTTCTAGATTAGgaactcgtttggatgtgcttttaaaatgactgaaagagtttttggtgaaaatatttttggaaaaaatcCTTAGTTAAAATGTTAGTGAATTctggaaaaacacttgaagtgcaaGCACATACTTGGTGTttcttgtagaaagcacttaaagtgcttttgaaacccaaaaacattttctctaaaagcgttttcaatcattttaaaagcacatccaaacaagccATAAGATTATGATGTCCACAAGAAGTGCATAGCATCCAATTGATTCAACTTTGTGGATTTGAGGGATAATTTGTAAAGCTCCCTCAGTTTGCCAGTATCCACACACCTGTTGAATGCTGAAGCTGGCTGAGAAACCGAAGATTTGCTTGCGCGTGAGGAAAGCGCCATACCCAGCATCTTCTTCAAAAGCATCTGCAACTGATTCCAAAACTTGGCATGTACCTCGAGGTGGTTGGTTTTCGAAGAGTCCAAGTCTGTTTCCGACACATACCGTCCTTCAAGCAAGCAAGACACAGCTGATTCCAACATCTGGAACACAAGAAACATTTCAGCTCTTCGAGTATTTTAATAACAGAGACAGTAACAGGAAGACGAGAATATATAAACTATGAGTATAACTATCTcaataaaatcatacaaagtCGTAATATGAtgaactctccaaataaaaaaTAGCATAACGTTCAATATGTAGTCAGTATAGTCAGTGTACTTAGCCAGACTAACTATGCAACGTAACTATGACATGTATTTATTTAATGATTCAACCCCAAGAAAAGATGCAAACCAATATACGTTAATTAATTGCAGTATAACTAATTAAAATGTATAGATGGACTCTACATTGTCACTGCTTGATGTGAAGACTAAGGAAGACAGATGCAGCAGTAAAGATAGACAAGAAAAAAGAGGAGTTTGATCAACTTCCGCTAGTCTGAGTACATCATGTCCAATTTTCTTATGGGAGCCAGTCCGAGAATCAAGATCAAATCCCTTGATCAGATCCTAATCAAATCGCACTCCTAACCAACTTAATGTCATGATCCATGATGATAAACGGTACACGTCAGAGAGTCATTaagattaataaaaaatgtgtCAGCCAGGAATATAAAGGGATAAGATCAAATAAGCTGAAGTTATAAGAGACATAATCTGTTCATGGCTAGTTGTATAGCATTCCCCCTCTTTGCAAAGATCATAAGAGTTCACCAAAAACGAACAAATTCAAGaataaaatttctttttatgGAACAAACAAAGGCAAAGGAAGAGGGAAAGGGAGTCGGAAATCTAGAACAACACCAATGGGAAACAAAAAGCAACCAAAATGGCCAAGACACCATGATTTCCAAGCCTATAAAAAGGCAACATGAAGGAATGCAGATCGATGAACTAGGATTCAATTCCCCTTAAAATTCCTAAATTAGCATAAAATCTCAATTTGCAAAGAAAAAGAGCAAAAGAGCATTATGCCTTCATCAAATAATTACCAAATCTAATTTTTCTCATCTAAAAtacttaattatattttgatttcgCACACAGCTAAATGTGGTGCAATTCATGCATGCACGTGTATAAGCattatttgaaattcaaagcaTTATGTATAAAGCAAGTTCAAGAACTTACTGCATTTGAGTGTAAACGGCTTGAAAGGCTCAGTGAAAGAGCTGCTCTCTCTATAAGAATAGTTAGGTACATGGTAGGATGCGTTTTTGGGCGATAAAAATCCATGGCCTTTTGCATGTTCCTCTCCACCAAGGATGCATATTGCTTGACCCGTTGGATAATTGTGTTTTCACCTTTGGATAAGTTGTTTTTCTTATGATCTGGCTCtaagaatttcaaacaacaaTCCCTTTGGTAGCAAGCCAACTGAAAGTAGGAATATGCAGCCTCCTGTTTCCGCAATTCACCTAATGATTCATAAACAGACAGTGCCTCCCTAATGGCATCATTAGCTGAAATCTCATGCTTTCGTAATTGTTTTCTTGATTTTCTGCCACTAGGACTAGTGAAACCAACATGCACATCTACCATCACTCCAGTTTCATAGACATCAACAGTTGTATCTTCTCTTGCCAAGAGCATTCCAAGCCTCAGATACGTATGAGCAAACTGTGTATATACCTCAGTCCTCAATTTGTTTAATTCAGAGCCAACCTCTTCAACAACAGCATTGAGTTCTACTTTTGCTGCCCCATAATACTTAAGGGACTCACTATATTCCAACTTTGCAGTCTCCAGTGCATGGTTGTATGCGTTATGAAAGATTGGATGCCCCTTGAGACTATCAATCTTTGATACCATCTCTTCTGCCAATGCCCGTCTTCCATGCCCCAAGTTACAGTTTATCAATATGATATTGGTATGATCAGAGACTTCTCTAAATGCTTTTATAGCATCTACAAGAGCAAATTCAGCTTTTTTTAGTTCTTTCCTTTCAAGCCTGTTTCGATCCAGTTCATTGCATACCcactctttctttttcattataGATTGTAGTTCTGCAGAACTGGATGGAAGACCACCTAATGCCTTTGAAGCTTCTTCATAACAGCATAGGGCATCTGAAAGTTTGTTTTCAGCATCTGCAACTGCAGGACCACCAAGGTACTTGAATATGCCTCCATTTTTCACTTTCATTGTTTCTCTCAGAGAACCATTAGATTGGGAGGCCAGTATTGGCCCCATGTCATCCACTCCTAAATTGCCAGATTCCATGTGTTTCACTACAAGCTGATCTGTATTCGAAGATTGTACTATGGTTTCGCCATTTCTCTTTTGGTGTAGATATCCGCGATCAGAAACTTTTCCACTCTCCATTTTTAAACAAAGATTATCATCTTCTGGGTCTCTTAAAAGGGGGAAGGCATTGCTCTTAGCATATGGTCTTTTACTGTATTTCCTGCCAGAACTTACTGAGCCCATATCACCACTACTACTACTTGCACTGCTACCACTGCTTGCCCTATCACTCTGGCAGCTACAATTTACTAGAGAACATGAACTGCAGCTTTGTGTATActgccccaacttcttcttgagCCTTTTAACTTCTTTGACAACCTCAGATGATACTTTCAACTCTCTAATAGAATATTTTCTCTCCGCTGGTGGAGAGATTGTACTATCCTTAGCCAAATGGAATTCAACATAAACATCTCCAACCAGTGTCCATGCCTTGGCCCAGAAGAGGTAGATGGATGAGAACTGCTCGAAAGAAAGACAACCATGGGTGGAGCTGGAGCTCAGATCTTCCTGACCACTATTAGATGATGTAGTCCTTTTATTTGTATAATCGAATTTTATCGGTGATGAAAAGAAACTATTCATGGACGAAATGAATTTTGTGTCTTCCAGATGCTGAGGCATTGATCCATATACAGAACAGGCCAATTCTACAACCTTCAATGCTTGATGCAACTGACCATCCTCCTTATAAGCTTGCCCAAGTGCCATATACGACTCTCCAAGCAAAAAAACAAGTTTCCACACCTTGTGGTCCAATGTTGATGTCGGAAGCCATTCTCTAATGTCACACACTTCGATACAGTCAGCATCACCACATGCACAAATAGAAAGATTAACAGATGAAGGTGGCCTATCATGGGTTTCACTCTCCTGGTCCATCAACTTGGATTCAATAGTTTGCAGTTGGCGCATCCATCTGAGAGATTTAATAGCTTGAGAAACATGATGTATTGCAGCGAGCTTAGAAGAGATTGGTTCAGCAACAGTTTGAACTACATGTCCGTTTGTTGCAGGCAATTTGCAAACTGCAGAGCTTTCAATACCAGAGGAATTTGGTACAGCTTCTGTCAAATCTCCGGAGTCCATGCTAACTTCTGTTATCAATTTTCTTGGAGAATATGCATTTGCTTCTAAAGTCATCTTTACTGAAGCTTCAGTTACTAAATCTTCAACATTTTGACCATCATCATACAATTTCTCCTCTCCCACCAGGCGGGATTGTTCATGGACTGTCAATTCAGAAATGCTAGTTAGAAAGTCCAAAGAATCTTCTTCAGCATCAGTAACGGTAAGTTCGCATTCTACAGGCAGATCATCAGATGCTAATTCCAGCTCTTCATTGTGGTTCAAAATAAGCCTCGCAAATTGTTCATGTGCAGATGCACGCACAACCTATTCAGCAGTATATCAATTACGGTTATCATTTCATTTCTGAGACTTAATTGATTTTGACAAACATCCTGAACTGGTAAccaaacaaatgaaaagaaaacaaaaaacattagTTCATAACACAGTACCAGATGATCTGGCGCATCTAGGAATTCTAAACATTTTTGAACCTTGCACACTTTGCCATATTATTTGGAGCCTGCAGGTATTCCAAATGGATTAGTAATAACTAAAAAGGGAACAAAGGAAGGTACAGAATAAAGTAGTCAAAATTCTTCCATACCACTGATAGTGAAAGCCTGTGAGCACTTCGATACAAGAGAGTCCCCAATGAACACAGAAAATCACTTCTTCCTCGATGCAATAAAGAAGGAAGGGAGCTTGAGCTATCATCACAATCATTAGAAGAACAGTTCTTGGGAATAACAGAAAGATCGAAGAGTTGAATGACATCTTCCCCAGCATTTTTATACAGCTGAAATTTTGAAGATATAATGAATATTATTATGGGAATTGCAAAAATAAAACTgcaaaaagaaaaggcaaaTGGAAAATTAGTTTAACATAAAATTAAATCACATCAGTACCCAATAAGCTCCAGGATCTTGCTTGCAGTTTTCTTGAAGGAACCTCAAAACAGAAAGGCCGTTTTGCTGCACCACATCAGGATGAAAAGCAGGAGCGCCTTCCTCAGAGATCCCTTTTAGTAGAAATATATCATCTGTTTTCAAAAGCTCGTATCCCTGCACTACACCGTTTTCATGATAACAAATGGCCATCTCAGGCACACTTGCCATGACATTGTCAAGCCAGGCTTCAAGCCAAGTTAATGGTGTAACCTGCCAATAAgattaataaaaaggaaaaaacacacaaacaaacaaaacgaggAAAACAGTTATtatgcaaacaaaaaaaaatggagggaaaagaACAGGACAAAAATTTTGGTACACCACTTCAACCTGTCGTGACACATCCCAGAGATGCAAGCTAACAGCAACATATTTTTCATTACTGAACAGAAGCAAGTCACTTCCTATGAGCATGCGGAAATTGTGAAATTGCCAAAACAAAACCCTTAGAAACCCATCGTTACCAGCTCTTCTATGTTTTTCAGACTCTTGTATTGAGCTTCTGGACTTCTCGCCAACTTGTGAAGCCTTTTTTACAGGATTGCGCTCCTTATTTTTATTATCCTTCTTATTTGCCAAAAAGAAATCATCGCTCTTAACCTGTGCGTAGTCTGAACGATCTGATTTTCCACCCAGAGCAACATCATCATGCTGTCCCACAAAGTGAGTATTTGCCCCAGGAAGAAcagaggagtttgattgctctTGTGATGGGACATGATGAGTTGGCGGGCAATCACAAGCTTCCATCTGAACAGAATGCATagcaaaattcaaaaacaaagaCTGATCTGCACCTTTTGATTGACTTTTACGTCTTCTTATTAACTTTTCCCCCTCTTCAATGTCAGGCCTACACTTGAGAAAAGGATCAGAtaagattttcttttcttcctaaattttataaaatacaGGTTAAATAGAATATCAATTAGCAGGCTATACACACCCAGTATTGAGAACAAGCGTCTGTCCGACACGCTGAACTGCAATTGATAGTCGAGCCTTGGAATACGGAATTTTGAAGATCGGCTTCAGAATGTCAGCTGGAGCAATGACATCGATCTCATCCCCATAGTCAACCAATCCAGACACTGCAAAGGCCTCGCATTTTCAAGTGAGATTTGATGTAACAGTGCCACCATCCCAAGCTATATCTGTCAACTCAAATGATACCATATCCATACCATGTTTGTTACAGTTTCGAAATCAGAAGCCAAAAATAATTCTAAATGTATCAAGCTAAAAAACCCTCGaattatttcaaaattactACCATCCACATACCCTATATAAAATTCTaatatcaaaaactaaaaaggggAAATATTATTAAACTAAAACTGAAAGAGAAGTGAGCATACCTCCGGCGGCCTTGGAGTGCACGGCAGCAATGGGAAGAACTTTGTCCGGTGAAAAGAGCGGCGGGCTCTTGAGGTCGGTCTCTGTCGGAAGCATTCGATACCGCGGAGCACTCACTCTGAAAATTCACAAACAAAATCAATGCAAACTGAAACAACTGTAGAGAGACAGAGATAGAGGGAGGGAGAGGCGTACGGACGTTTGGTGGGAGGGAATGAGAGCGGAATCGAAAGAGTGGAAGGCTTTGTCGGTGGGAACAGGGATGGAGCCGCAGAGGAAGCCGACGGGGTTCGGCCTTTCGATTTCTAACTTGCCGATGCACTGAAGCTCTCGAGAGCCATCGGAACTCGACGGTGCCGATGAGGCCCCTGATTTCTCCATTGCTGTTCAGTTTGCTAAGCTAGGGTTTCAATTCAATCTAAATTTTGGATTTGCCTTCCTTCTCAAAATTTGGTAGACTCTCTGTTAATAAGGTTGCTTCTCTTTCTTCTGGAAACTTCA
This genomic stretch from Pyrus communis chromosome 2, drPyrComm1.1, whole genome shotgun sequence harbors:
- the LOC137726088 gene encoding NADH dehydrogenase [ubiquinone] 1 alpha subcomplex subunit 8-B-like; translation: MASAVDPAGDPIPTSAVLTAAAKHIQFNCQAENVAFLKCKKKDPNPEKCLDKGRQVTRCVLTLLKDLHQRCTKEMDAYVGCMYYNTNEFDLCRKEQEEFEKKCPLA